In Helianthus annuus cultivar XRQ/B chromosome 9, HanXRQr2.0-SUNRISE, whole genome shotgun sequence, the following are encoded in one genomic region:
- the LOC110874737 gene encoding DUF21 domain-containing protein At2g14520: MKYLSCCSLDFFFHVAVVTMIVLFAGMMSGLTLGLMSMSLVDLEVLAASGKPVDRLRASKILSVVKRHHLVLCTLLISNATAMEALPIFLNKLVPELGAIIISVTLILLFGEIIPQSICTRYGLAIGAAVTPLVRVLVWIWFPVAYPISKVLDFILGKGHVSLFRRAELKTLVDFHGNKAGKGGSLSLHETTIIGGALELTSKTARDAMTPLSETFSVDIDAKLDKNLMNFIIEKGYSRVPVYYDQPGNIVGALLVKNLMTINPADCVPIKNITLRLIPRVSDTMPLYDILNEFQKGLSHIAVVIQHPSQGQRVQPSISKGSSDVRLDILNESYQSNGNGGLSSRRTFHRFKSVSGSGNVSRAESSKSRRWSDKFLPEVVNITDKPFSSFRQEGEVIGIITMEDVMEELINDEIFDETDHH; the protein is encoded by the exons ATGAAGTACTTATCATGTTGCAGTCTAGACTTCTTCTTTCACGTCGCGGTGGTCACCATGATTGTGTTGTTTGCTGGAATGATGTCTGGGCTCACACTTGGGCTCATGTCAATGAGTCTTGTTGACCTTGAAGTGCTTGCCGCATCAGGAAAGCCCGTTGACCGTCTTCGTGCAT CAAAGATTTTATCAGTTGTGAAGAGGCATCATTTAGTTCTATGCACACTCTTGATCAGCAATGCTACTGCCATGGAG GCACTTCCTATATTTTTGAACAAATTGGTCCCGGAATTGGGTGCTATTATCATTTCAGTGACGCTAATACTTCTCTTTGGCGAG ATAATACCACAGTCTATTTGTACACGTTACGGTCTTGCGATCGGTGCAGCCGTGACTCCACTTGTTCGTGTGCTCGTCTGGATTTGGTTTCCCGTAGCTTACCCGATAAGCAAG GTGCTAGATTTCATATTGGGGAAAGGGCATGTTAGTCTTTTTCGCCGAGCTGAGTTAAAGACATTAGTTGATTTTCATGGTAATAAG GCTGGGAAAGGTGGAAGCTTGTCACTTCATGAAACAACAATCATAGGAGGAGCACTTGAACTTACCTCAAAAACAGCACGCGATGCCATGACTCCTTTATCTGAAACGTTTTCAGTCGATATTGACGCCAAACTAGATAAAAATTTGATGAATTTTATCATAGAAAAGGGTTATAGCAGAGTACCGGTATACTATGATCAACCCGGAAACATAGTCGGAGCTCTTCTg GTGAAGAATCTAATGACCATCAATCCAGCAGATTGTGTTCCGATAAAAAACATCACTCTTCGACTGATTCCCAG GGTTTCAGATACAATGCCGTTATACGATATATTAAACGAGTTCCAAAAGGGTCTTAGTCACATAGCTGTGGTGATACAACATCCAAGTCAAGGTCAACGAGTGCAGCCGTCAATAAGCAAAGGGTCAAGTGACGTGAGATTAGATATTTTGAATGAAAGCTATCAAAGCAATGGGAATGGAGGTTTAAGCAGCAGGAGAACGTTTCATAGGTTTAAGTCGGTTtctggaagtgggaatgtgtcgCGCGCAGAATCCTCAAAGAGCAGAAGGTGGTCGGATAAATTCTTGCCGGAGGTTGTTAATATAACAGACAAACCGTTTTCTTCGTTCAGACAAGAAGGGGAAGTCATAGGAATCATAACAATGGAAGATGTTATGGAAGAGCTCATAAAT GATGAGATATTTGATGAAACCGATCATCATTAA
- the LOC110874738 gene encoding zinc finger MYM-type protein 5-like: protein MPRKQLSGCQKRKKRKRDEELRKSQAGAMLKFLQKQPQGANVVEEHVHGKVDEHNVHANVDANVEENVVGANVKEDDVVANVEKDVVGANVKEDDVDVAVNEIDIFDPRNWGGLKSNMINVLVEEGPKRDLTIDKGPKNKSGRRFSATLYTRTLANKETCDRSWLVYSKELDKVFCFCCKLFRKGVSKGQLDNEGYGDWKHVTSRLKEHETGFEHLKNMTTWYEMRQRLKANKTGVQAANEQFKK, encoded by the coding sequence ATGCCTCGCAAACAACTATCCGGATGTCAAAAACgaaaaaagagaaaaagagaTGAAGAATTAAGAAAGTCTCAAGCTGGGGCTATGCTtaagtttttacaaaaacaacCTCAAGGTGCTAATGTTGTTGAAGAACATGTTCATGGAAAAGTCGATGAACATAATGTCCATGCTAACGTTGATGCTAATGTTGAAGAAAATGTTGTTGGTGCTAACGTTAAAGAAGATGATGTTGTTGCTAATGTTGAAAAAGATGTTGTTGGTGCTAATGTTAAAGAAGATGATGTTGACGTTGCGGTTAATGAAATTGATATATTTGATCCTAGAAATTGGGGTGGGCTTAAATCTAACATGATCAACGTTTTGGTAGAGGAAGGTCCAAAACGAGATTTGACTATTGATAAGGGTCCCAAGAATAAATCTGGAAGACGATTTTCTGCAACTTTGTATACTAGAACTCTAGCAAATAAGGAGACTTGTGATAGAAGTTGGCTAGTCTATTCGAAAGAGCTTGACAAAGTTTTTTGTTTTTGCTGTAAACTATTTAGAAAAGGGGTTTCGAAAGGTCAGTTGGATAATGAAGGTTATGGGGATTGGAAACACGTTACTTCTAGACTTAAAGAACATGAGACTGGCTTCGAACATCTGAAGAATATGACTACTTGGTATGAAATGCGTCAAAGGTTGAAAGCTAACAAAACAGGTGTTCAAGCAGCGAACGAGCAGTTTAAGAAGTAA